In Silene latifolia isolate original U9 population chromosome 3, ASM4854445v1, whole genome shotgun sequence, a single window of DNA contains:
- the LOC141649539 gene encoding uncharacterized protein LOC141649539: MRDGEESPPPSPSSKMDNTKKGKVSDYVADDDHFVLEEIVVERDQKKVVERDQGKGKEANEVANTKKASTPEKTINPPIPFPNRIRAMNEERKFSKFLDMLKKLKVSLPFTEVVTQMPLYTKFLKDALTKKRSIGGDDLVSLRGEYSAILLNPIPEKLQDPGSFSIPCTVGNVSIKRALCDLGASVSILPLPIARKVGLHDMIPTSMTLQLADRSVQRPMGVIEDVPVKVGNFYIPADLVVLDIPEDQQTPIILGIPFLATGDVNISVKEGKLTFKVGGNVVEFSLTGAMSQPMFESVYSIDMLKEVIEEAKDKCSGEHLEEDYEALLPILDEVEGPNPPKVDLKPLPPSLEYAYLDEAHSFPVIINADLLASQKEKLLKVLKENKKAIEYSLDDLTRIDPRVCMHRITLEDGFTPSAQPMRRLNEKLKEVVRKEVDKLLEAGIIYSISGSDWVSPVQIFPKKGGMTVVKNEDGELISTRTVTGWRMCIDYRKLNSASIKYHFPLPFIDQMLKRLANHEYFCFLDGYSGMPFGLCNAPGTFQRAMMSILSEYIEKSMEVFMDDFSVHDTSFDDCLNNLSLVLQTCIQYNLKLNWEKCHFMVQKGVVLGHVISKEGIQVDRLKVEVIEKLAPPTNVKGVRSFLAHAWFYRRFIKDFAKIAKPLTSLLAKDTPFVFDQSSVESFCRLKQALISAPIVQPLNWDLPFELMCDASDFALGEVLGQRHDKKLPVIAYISKTLDNAQCNYTTTEKEMLAMVYAFEKFRPYLLCSKVIVYTDHTAIKQLMIKKDAKPRLIRWVFLLREFDVTIKDKSGSENLVIHHLSRLTRESRGDVDDGVPIDEWFPNDSILAITHSDPWYADIAKYLSSNFIPEKLDNQARKKLRTVYKTPIGTTPYRLVFGKSCHLPLELEHRARWALKELNYDLDAARNKRFLQLNELDELRMDAYENAKLYKERTKQWHDSKITRKEIVVGDKVLLFNSRFQLFPGKLRSRWSGPFEVVTVFSYGSFEWRNSKGECFKVNEHRVKFFYEGQPIKTQGELELEDPPSLGDE; the protein is encoded by the exons ATGAGAGATGGGGAGGAGAGTCCACCTCCCTCACCATCAAGTAAAATGGACAACACTAAGAAGGGGAAGGTGAGTGACTATGTTGCGGATGATGATCACTTTGTTTTGGAGGAGATAGTGGTTGAAAGAGACCAAAAAAAAGTGGTTGAAAGAGaccaagggaaaggaaaagaagCAAATGAAGTGGCTAACACCAAGAAAGCCTCAACTCCCGAAAAGACCATTAACCCTCCAATCCCATTTCCTAATAGAATTAGAGCCATGAATGAGGAGAGGAAGTTCTCCAAATTCTTGGACATGTTGAAGAAACTTAAAGTTTCATTACCTTTCACCGAGGTAGTGACACAAATGCCGCTCTACACAAAATTCTTGAAGGATGCGTTGACCAAGAAGAGAAGCATTGGAGGAGATGATCTAGTCTCTCTTAGAGGAGAATATAGTGCAATCTTACTCAATCCCATACCGGAGAAATTacaagatccgggtagtttttccatCCCATGCACAGTGGGTAATGTGAGCATTAAAAGGGCACTCTGTGATCTTGGTGCTAGTGTTAGCATTTTACCTCTTCCCATTGCAAGGAAAGTTGGGTTACATGACATGATTCCCACCTCCATGACATTGCAACTTGCCGATAGATCGGTACAAAGACCGATGGGTGTGATTGAGGATGTGCCAGTTAAGGTTGGCAACTTCTATATCCCGGCGGATTtagttgtacttgacatcccagAGGATCAACAAACACCAATCATACTAGGAATACCTTTCCTAGCAACCGGAGATGTTAATATTAGTGTTAAGGAGGGGAAACTCACCTTCAAGGTGGGAGGGAATGTTGTTGAATTCTCTTTGACCGGGGCCATGTCACAACCTATGTTTGAAAGTGTCTACTCCATAGACATGTTGAAAGAAGTTATTGAAGAAGCTAAAGACAAGTGCTCGGGGGAGCATTTGGAGGAAGACTATGAAGCTCTACTACCTATCTTGGATGAAGTTGAGGGTCCGAACCCTCCTAAGGTAGATCTCAAACCTTTGCCCCCTTCCCTTGAGTATGCCTATCTCGATGAGGCACACTCCTTCCCCGTGATCATCAATGCGGACCTATTGGCTTCACAAAAAGAAAAACTCTTGAAAGTTCTTAAGGAAAACAAGAAAGCCATTGAGTATAGCCTTGATGACCTCACGAGAATCGATCCCCGAGTGTGCATGCACCGCATTACACTTGAGGATGGATTCACTCCTTCCGCCCAACCTATGAGAAGGTTAAATGAAAAATTGAAGGAGGTGGTAAGGAAAGAAGTTGATAAGTTGCTTGAGGCCGGAATTATCTACTCCATCTCCGGGAGCGATTGGGTTAGCCCGGTTCAAATCTTCCCCAAAAAGGGCGGTATGACCGTGGTTAAGAATGAGGATGGTGAACTCATCTCCACCCGAACGGTCACGGGATGgagaatgtgtattgattataggaAGCTTAATTCCGCCTCAATCAAATATcatttccccttaccattcattgaccaaatgctcaAGAGACTTGCAAACCATGAGTATTTTTGCTTTCTTgatggttattccgg AATGCCGTTTGGCCTTTGCAATGCTCCCGGGACATTTCAACGGGCTATGATGTCTATCCTTTCTGAGTATATTGAGAAGTCTATGGAGGTtttcatggatgattttagtgtccaTGACACCTCATTTGATGATTGCCTAAATAATCTCTCCCTTGTTCTCCAAACTTGCATCCAatacaatttgaaattgaattgggagaagtgccattttatggtacaaAAGGGAGTGGTTCTAGGACATGTAATTTCCAAGGAGGGGATCCAAGTGGACAGATTAAAAGTTGAGGTGATTGAGAAACTTGCCCCACCCACAAATGTCAAGGGCGTGAGGAGTTTCTTAGCCCATGCGTGGTTTTATCGACGGTTTatcaaagattttgcaaaaatcgCTAAACCCCTCACCTCACTTTTGGCTAAGGACACTCCCTTCGTATTTGATCAATCTTCTGTTGAAAGTTTTTGTAGGCTCAAGCAAGCCTTGATATCGGCTCCAATTGTTCAACCACTCAATTGGGACCTCCCCTTCGAAttgatgtgtgatgcaagtgactttGCATTGGGGGAGGTCTTGGGCCAAAGACATGACAAGAAGCTCCCTGTGATAGCATATATAAGCAAGACCCTAGACAATGCTCAATGCAATTACACCACCACGGAAAAAGAGATGTTGGCGATGGTGTACGCTTTTGAGAAGTTCCGACCTTACCTCTTATGTTCCAAAGTCATTGTCTACACGGATCACACCGCCATCAAGCAACTTATGATCAAGAAGGATGCTAAGCCGAGATTGATCCGTTGGGTATTTTTGTTGCGAGAGTTTGATGTCACAATCAAGGATAAATCGGGGTCCGAGAATCTTGTAATACATCACCTATCACGGTTGACCAGAGAATCCCGAGGGGATGTTGATGATGGAGTCCCCATTGATGAGTGGTTTCCCAATGACTCTATCTTAGCTATCACGCACTCCGACCCTTGGTATGCGGATATTGCTAAGTATTTGAGCTCTAACTTTATCCCGGAAAAACTtgacaaccaagctaggaagaagCTAAG AACCGTTTACAAGACCCCAATCGGCACCACTCCTTACCGTTTAGTCTTTGGCAAGTCTTGCCATTTACCTCTTGAGTTAGAGCATCGAGCAAGATGGGCTCTTAAGGAGCTCAACTATGATTTAGATGCCGCGAGGAATAAGCGGTTCCTTCAActcaatgaacttgatgagttgaGGATGGATGCCTATGAAAATGCCAAACTCTACAAGGAGCGGACCAAGCAATGGCATGACTCGAAGATCACAAGGAAGGAAATCGTTGTAGGAGACAAGGTCCTACTCTTCAACTCCCGGTTCCAATTGtttcccgggaagttgaggtCCCGATGGTCGGGACCCTTTGAAGTAGTGACCGTGTTTTCATATGGATCATTTGAATGGAGGAATAGCAAGGGAGAATGCTTCAAGGTAAATGAACACCGAGTCAAATTCTTCTATGAGGGTCAACCCATCAAGACTCAAGGTGAACTTGAATTGGAAGATCCTCCATCTTTGGGGGATGAGTAA